Genomic DNA from Arthrobacter sp. B1I2:
CATGATGATGGCGGCGGACTTCTTCATGGTGTCGTACCTTCCGGTGGGCATTTGTGGAGGGCGGAGGAAGACCAGCAGGCGTTCCGGCCTAAATGGTGCCGTGGGCGGCGTCAGTCCGTGTGATGATCGTGGGGCACGGGAGGTGCTTCAGGACGCCGTGCGCGGTCGAACCGAGCAGGAGGCGCTTAAAGGCGCCCCTGCCGCGACTGCCCACAACAAGCAGCCTCGCCCCGGCGGCGGCGTCAACGAGGGCGTCCACCGCGCCTTTGTCGCTTTCGAGCCGCTGGTGCACGGTCAGGTCCGGGTAATCTTCCTTGAGTCCGGCGACGGTCTCAGAGAGCACAATGCGTTCCTCGTCCACCATGAGGTCCGCGAGCGCCCCCGGGACCAGGCCGGCGTCAACAATGGGGTCGGGCACATTCACGGCATAGACAACCGTGAGTTCGTCTCCGTCGCGGTCTGCTTCAGCGGCGGCAAAGGCCACGGCCTGCGTTGCCTCGGCGGATCCGTCCACGCCCACCACCACTCCTGACCTTCCTTCCAGGTCGTGGGTTCCGACGACGGCGACAGGGACTTTGGCGGCGGTGGCGACCTGGAGTGCGCGGTCGGCGAGGGCACCGCCGAGGTGGCCGCTGCCGGAACCAATGACCATCATCGAGGTCCTCTTGGAGTACTTGGCCAGGGCCCCGCCTACGCTTCCGGTGAGCAGTTCCGTGTCCGGCGTCACCGGCACGGTACCTTCGAGCCGGCCGGCGGCGGTCTTGAGGAGTTCCTCACCGACCTGCTGGAGTGTTCCGAACCAGGGATAGGGTTCGGCAACCCACCGGTCATCGACGACGTGGACGATCACCAGCGGGAGGCCAAAGCGGTGGGCGCGGCGCGCCGCCCACAGGACCGCGGCCTGGCTTTGCGCTGAATCGTTGGTGCCCACAGCGATGGGTTTTTGGGATGTCATGGCCGCACTTCCTGCCCGTCTTGAATGGTCTTCCTGCTTTTCAAGACTGGCCCCGCCGTTACCGGCACTCTAGGGCCAAAAGTCACGGAAGCGCTGTTCAGGCCGCCCTGTGCCGCGTCAGCGGTCCAGGTGCGCTGGCTCCGGACCAGCGCCCGCTTCCCACCCCGGTCCAAAATGCTGTTCACAGGCAATACAGTTCCTCAGTATGCTTACTATTGTCCG
This window encodes:
- a CDS encoding universal stress protein, which gives rise to MTSQKPIAVGTNDSAQSQAAVLWAARRAHRFGLPLVIVHVVDDRWVAEPYPWFGTLQQVGEELLKTAAGRLEGTVPVTPDTELLTGSVGGALAKYSKRTSMMVIGSGSGHLGGALADRALQVATAAKVPVAVVGTHDLEGRSGVVVGVDGSAEATQAVAFAAAEADRDGDELTVVYAVNVPDPIVDAGLVPGALADLMVDEERIVLSETVAGLKEDYPDLTVHQRLESDKGAVDALVDAAAGARLLVVGSRGRGAFKRLLLGSTAHGVLKHLPCPTIITRTDAAHGTI